A window from Kluyveromyces lactis strain NRRL Y-1140 chromosome E complete sequence encodes these proteins:
- the ARR2 gene encoding Arr2p (similar to uniprot|Q06597 YPR200C Saccharomyces cerevisiae ARR2 Arsenate reductase required for arsenate resistance), whose translation MDCEELSRIISDNSEQVQVIDLRIEDFLAGHIKGAWQVPVRKDITDEQLGSLLTKLQNAFPNEIPVTVVFHCTASKNRGPRTKQRFEQYCEALGVSRKFRAFVLTGGYYAWEEYCKLSETPNCLMPNISTS comes from the coding sequence ATGGATTGCGAAGAGCTGAGTCGTATCATCAGCGATAATAGCGAGCAAGTGCAAGTCATTGATCTCAGAATAGAGGACTTTCTAGCAGGTCACATAAAAGGTGCTTGGCAAGTTCCTGTCAGAAAAGATATTACTGATGAGCAACTTGGAAGTCTATTAACAAAGTTGCAAAACGCTTTTCCTAACGAAATACCTGTCACAGTAGTATTTCATTGTACTGCATCAAAAAATAGAGGTCCAAGAACCAAGCAGAGATTTGAACAGTATTGTGAAGCACTGGGTGTTAGTAGGAAATTCCGAGCATTTGTATTGACTGGAGGATACTATGCTTGGGAAGAGTACTGTAAATTGTCCGAAACTCCAAATTGTTTAATGCCAAATATATCGACCAGTTAA
- the ARR1 gene encoding Arr1p (weakly similar to uniprot|Q06596 Saccharomyces cerevisiae YPR199C ARR1 Transcriptional activator of the bZIP family required for transcription of genes involved in resistance to arsenic compounds): MSKPRGRNGGRKPSSSPPKDKRTAQLRKSQKTYRERRINRLRELEYKEKLLEQTLSDLSEVTKRNNVLNAMLQSSLSKTPACHISSFGVERPNIPGYTLTKELCNLQHSQVKHYTSQDYRQLYNTITEDLYSLCEGKDCGPFCRTSSITPSTTTLDIMNDTNTFYSTECSPSYGFDNNLIESFDLFDFIENLQNPVSPQSRNCPASSPKLATNHYVAKSEDSYISGLLSTSVLLPGADICYFVLSFRQTHFFDLSEMLLKLKKEAVCINHDVVISLDALVRLITSCFV; encoded by the coding sequence ATGAGCAAACCTCGAGGAAGAAATGGAGGTAGGAAGCCATCTAGCTCTCCTCcaaaagataaaagaaCTGCGCAGTTACGAAAATCACAGAAAACATACAGAGAAAGGAGAATAAACCGCTTGAGAGAACTAGAATACAAGGAAAAGTTACTGGAACAGACACTTTCTGACCTAAGCGAAgtaacaaaaagaaataacGTGTTGAATGCCATGCTTCAAAGCTCACTTTCAAAGACTCCTGCGTGCCATATATCAAGCTTCGGTGTGGAAAGACCTAATATACCAGGTTATACTTTAACGAAAGAACTTTGTAACCTTCAACATTCGCAAGTTAAACACTACACTTCTCAGGATTACAGACAGCTCTATAATACTATAACCGAGGATTTGTATTCTCTATGTGAAGGAAAGGATTGTGGACCCTTTTGTCGAACCTCTTCCATAACGCCATCAACCACCACTTTGGACATTATGAATGATACTAACACTTTTTATAGCACTGAGTGCTCCCCATCATACGGTTTTGATAATAATTTAATAGAGTCATTTGATTTATTTGACTTTATAGAGAACTTGCAAAACCCAGTTTCACCTCAATCCCGAAACTGTCCTGCGTCCTCACCAAAGCTTGCAACAAATCATTACGTGGCAAAGTCCGAAGATTCCTATATTAGTGGGCTCCTATCAACAAGCGTTCTCCTACCTGGTGCCGATATTtgttattttgttttatcATTTCGACAAActcatttctttgatctcTCAGAGATGctattgaaattaaagaagGAGGCAGTTTGCATCAACCATGATGTAGTGATTAGTTTAGACGCATTGGTGCGGTTGATAACTAGCTGCTTTGTTTAA
- a CDS encoding uncharacterized protein (weakly similar to uniprot|P23585 Saccharomyces cerevisiae YMR011W HXT2 High-affinity glucose transporter of the major facilitator superfamily), whose product MTSEKTVEYTEAVTKIDSSSRQYEKSTKNFFINLKESFNLTMTLSSLLLICSSFSHGFDNQGFATIQAMDSFIEKFGQYDAQTGAYAIPPVFLSFLNSFQYIGFAFGLVCGSIVSSRFGRKICVLSMSLYALITATIGITSNSKEQILSARVLNYVFIGMEMAVIPVFQAEIVPPNTRGFFVGAFQLSLNIGGLVIHIITNSTAHIDGTSSWRIPLGLYYIFPSVIASLVMFIPESPRWLILKGKKEEAMRSLVRLRNGTIYESEIINEYESIISSVEAEKQEKSKYTELFTGTNKRRTLIVILANIFQQVTGQAFASQYGTIFIKSLNTVDPFQMSIVSSVVAIVAVIIVLLFTDEFGRKKFLVIGSVIQAIALLVMGGLGTGDVTTAKKNGIVATMMINSFAYCISWAPLSYVISSEIPTPRLRDKTYAVGILFNILFAFITAFTLPYLLSKPYANLQSKVGFIYGAFTVLSVVFSYYLPECRGLSLEEIESNFVNKVPLNRFSKNSIS is encoded by the coding sequence ATGACAAGCGAGAAGACTGTTGAATATACTGAGGCAGTAACAAAAATTGATTCTTCCTCAAGGCAGTATGAAAAATCTACgaagaattttttcataAATCTGAAGGAATCTTTCAACTTGACCATGACTTTGTCAAGtctgttgttgatttgttcttctttctctcatGGATTTGATAATCAGGGTTTCGCGACGATTCAGGCAATGGATTCCTTTATAGAGAAATTCGGACAGTACGATGCCCAAACAGGAGCATACGCTATTCCTCCGGTGTTTTTGTCGTTCTTGAATAGTTTCCAATACATCGGTTTTGCTTTTGGTCTAGTCTGCGGAAGCATAGTGTCTTCTAGGTTTGGTAGAAAAATCTGTGTTCTATCAATGAGCCTATATGCGCTGATAACAGCCACTATCGGAATCACATCTAATTCTAAGGAACAGATATTATCGGCTAGAGTTCTCAACTATGTTTTTATTGGAATGGAAATGGCAGTCATTCCTGTATTTCAGGCAGAAATTGTTCCACCAAACACAAGAGGATTCTTTGTTGGTGCTTTTCAGTTGTCACTCAATATTGGTGGGTTAGTTATTCATATCATCACAAATAGTACAGCACATATAGATGGAACATCATCATGGAGGATTCCTCTCGGACTTTACTATATTTTCCCGAGTGTTATTGCCTCCCTTGTCATGTTTATTCCAGAATCTCCAAGGTGGCTTATTCTGAAGGGTAAGAAGGAAGAGGCGATGCGGTCTCTCGTTCGTTTGCGTAATGGAACAATTTATGAAAGTGAAATAATCAACGAGTATGAAAGCATTATATCTTCTGTGGAAGCAGAAAAGCAAGAGAAAAGTAAATACACCGAACTCTTCACTGGAAcaaacaagagaagaacCTTAATCGTAATTCTGGCAAACATCTTTCAGCAAGTGACTGGTCAGGCATTTGCTTCCCAATATGGTACCATATTCATCAAGTCTTTGAATACCGTAGATCCCTTTCAAATGTCAATCGTGTCTTCTGTCGTAGCTATTGTTGCAGTCATCATAGTTTTGTTGTTTACTGATGAATTTGGTCGCAAAAAGTTCCTTGTAATTGGGTCAGTTATTCAGGCTATAGCCTTATTGGTAATGGGGGGCTTGGGGACAGGAGATGTGACCACTGCCAAAAAGAACGGAATTGTTGCGACAATGATGATTAACAGCTTTGCTTATTGTATATCATGGGCCCCTCTCTCTTATGTTATAAGTAGCGAAATCCCCACTCCACGCTTAAGAGACAAAACCTACGCTGTTGGCATCCTCTTTAATATTCTGTTTGCCTTCATAACTGCCTTTACGCTTCCCTATCTGCTGTCGAAGCCGTATGCAAACCTACAATCGAAGGTTGGTTTTATTTATGGAGCATTTACTGTACTTTCTGTTGTCTTTTCGTACTATCTGCCCGAATGTCGCGGTTTGAGTTTAGAggaaattgaatcaaatttCGTAAATAAAGTACCTTTAAACCGGTTCTCTAAGAATTCGATTAGTTAA
- a CDS encoding uncharacterized protein (conserved hypothetical protein), translating into MSPKPNLILFMPDQLRYDCIGANGNQKIQTPNIDRLTKLGARFSNCYLQHSVCSQSRASMFTGKYPHVTGHRGLTTLIKPYEDNLFKSLKNDGYFVVNVGTRGDLFSAGGYEESFDEYGFTVKTNYDIFKKNRSLEKPSFQDIQVDWPRLYYSGNRGDDLKIDYDEAVISSAEKWLKAFKKDSSLTDGKPWVLFLPLFFPHCPFEVEEKWYNMYSREDVPARVKIETKTGGEPLYMRRLREKHGLIDLPERVWNEAIATYYGMISRLDWQFGRILNLVEDELKNNLFLFFFTDHGEYLGDHNLIEKWPSGVSEQLTHGPLFIAGPEVEKGRTINHLVEMLDLVPTIFDLGKVETRYPNNGKSLVPLLSAQSTNDIIHKEYVVTEGGFLKSEEPIIEIAPFPYDIKANLQHDEIDTVGRVISMRTKEFTFVYRLYEPNELYNRIDDLDERHNLIAEPSYTSTVDAFEKKILKFFIESSDHAPFVSDVRIPEVNLPLPGSKEFK; encoded by the coding sequence ATGTCACCTAAACCTAATTTAATTCTATTTATGCCTGACCAATTGAGGTATGATTGTATTGGCGCAAAtggaaaccaaaaaattcaaacacCGAATATCGATAGACTTACTAAATTAGGAGCACGGTTCTCGAATTGTTATTTGCAGCATTCCGTATGCTCACAATCACGAGCCTCTATGTTTACTGGTAAATATCCGCATGTTACCGGACATCGTGGATTGACGACATTGATTAAACCGTATGAGGATAATTTATTCAAGTCTTTAAAGAACGATGGTTATTTTGTTGTGAACGTTGGAACCAGAGGTGATTTATTTTCTGCTGGTGGATATGAAGAGAGTTTTGACGAATATGGTTTCACTGTTAAGACCAATTACGACATATTTAAGAAAAACCGATCGTTGGAAAAGccatcttttcaagatattcAGGTCGACTGGCCTAGACTGTATTATTCTGGAAATAGAGGCGATGACCTCAAAATTGACTACGACGAAGCTGTAATAAGTTCTGCCGAAAAATGGTTAAAGGCGTTCAAAAAGGATTCGTCTTTAACGGATGGAAAACCATGGGTTTTGTTTTTACCACTCTTTTTCCCTCATTGCCCTTTTGAAGTTGAGGAAAAGTGGTACAACATGTATTCGAGAGAGGATGTTCCAGCGAGAGTCAAAATAGAGACAAAGACTGGAGGGGAACCTTTGTACATGAGAAGGTTAAGGGAAAAGCATGGCTTGATAGATTTGCCCGAACGTGTCTGGAATGAGGCTATCGCCACTTACTACGGAATGATTAGCAGATTAGACTGGCAATTCGGTAGAATTCTTAATTTAGTCGAGGATGAACTGAAGAATAATCTATTCCTATTTTTCTTTACAGATCATGGAGAATACTTAGGCGATCATAATctaattgaaaaatggcCTAGTGGTGTGTCAGAACAGTTAACGCATGGACCGTTGTTCATTGCGGGACCGGAAGTAGAGAAAGGTCGGACAATCAATCACTTAGTTGAAATGCTTGATCTTGTACCAACGATTTTTGATCTAGGGAAAGTGGAAACTCGATACCCGAACAATGGTAAATCTCTGGTCCCATTGTTGAGCGCGCAATCGACAAATGACATCATTCACAAAGAATATGTCGTAACAGAAGGTGGCTTCCTAAAATCTGAGGAACCAATTATCGAGATTGCACCGTTTCCCTATGATATTAAAGCCAATTTACAGCACGATGAAATTGACACAGTTGGCCGCGTGATTTCCATGAGAACGAAAGAGTTCACATTCGTATACCGATTATATGAACCGAATGAGCTGTATAACAGAATTGACGATCTAGACGAGAGGCACAATCTAATAGCCGAACCATCATACACTTCCACAGTTGATgcctttgaaaagaaaatattgaagTTCTTCATAGAAAGCAGTGATCATGCTCCATTTGTATCTGACGTTAGAATACCTGAAGTAAACCTACCTCTACCGGGATCAAAAGAGTTTAAATAA